Within Topomyia yanbarensis strain Yona2022 chromosome 2, ASM3024719v1, whole genome shotgun sequence, the genomic segment CCAGGCTAGAACTCCATATCGTAGCATCGATGATGAAACAAtcgatagcagacgtctcgtgctgcttctcgaaCCGCCGACtattggcatgattctcgctattgcgttcgttgccttcgccgagtTTTCGCAGGCGTAATCGACGTGGTTATTGAAGCTCAATCGCTTGTCGAtgatcactcccaattgcttcagtgcatgcTTCGAAGCAATCACGTGCCCTGAGACGTCTATCTGCATCCGCTGCGCCACTTTGCAGTTCCTGACCAACAGCACCTTTGTCTTGTGGTGAACTATTTGCAGTTCTAcgccgttcatccagctctcgattgcGTCTTTTGTCTCCGttaccgacacctccacttcttcaagtatctcacccatcaccgtaaGTGACACGTCGCCGCGTatcccacgattttcacttttctaggcagccgcagtgttaagaccccatcgtgcATCCCATTaaaaagagttggaccgagaatggagctctGAGGAATGCCAGTTCAGATTCGTTTTCGTTGCATTTCGTcagcctgttaaggatgatcctttccaggagttttccgagagTATTCAGCAGACATATAGGCCTATACGAGGCCATATCGCTCGATGGTTTCCCTGGCTTtgacagcaacaccagcttccgtaccttccacatttcgtgCATGTTCCTTTAATCTAGACACTTCTACAgtaccatcctgaacatgtccggatcgGCCggaatcgcagctttcagcaccacggctttctttgatttctggCGCTTCGACATTTCTGCGAGctcatcgttagtcacttgccgatcgtccgtgtttgcttcttcttcttcttcacctATGGTCTtggtggccagatagttggatcgtgcttcggaaaGAGCCCCtaagcttacccgggcataatTCAGCTGGCGTCGTcaaacccttcattttcgccatcacgactcgctAGGCGTCGCCCCAGCgattggcgtctacttttcGGCACAGCTTCTTGT encodes:
- the LOC131679648 gene encoding uncharacterized protein LOC131679648; amino-acid sequence: MGEILEEVEVSVTETKDAIESWMNGVELQIVHHKTKVLLVRNCKVAQRMQIDVSGHVIASKHALKQLGVIIDKRLSFNNHVDYACENSAKATNAIARIMPIVGGSRSSTRRLLSIVSSSMLRYGVLAWNVALKTKRNRVKLNMTFRLMALRVASAYKTITSEAVCVVTLSSFPPPE